The Zingiber officinale cultivar Zhangliang chromosome 2A, Zo_v1.1, whole genome shotgun sequence genomic sequence GTTGGcaaaagttcaaagttaagctttgCTGTGATTTAACAGGATTGATCAAGTATGCAAGTAGTTTAGAAGAAAGCTCTAGTAGGTCATCTAAATCAGATGCTAGGCAAAGGAAAGCTCTAGTAGGTCAACTAGACTTGATACTGAGCAAAGGTGGAAGACTTGACAGATCAAGGACACCATGCggaaagtctagatgggtcagtGGACAGATGTCTAGCAAGTCAATAGGTCAGCAAGGATAGGACATCGAAGGAAGCTTTGAGGGTCAGAGGATCAAATGCTAAGTAAAAAGTCCAAATAGATCTGGAGGACCAAATGTTTGACACTaaataaactctcctgagtggagtgggTAAGGATGAGTTCCTTTTAAGGCaatagtaggcgtcagtccaacCTAAAGTTTCATGGGAAACTCAAAGTTGAGACCGAATAATTGTAAAATGGTCACTCTatcatattttttatattgttatgCTAACATTATGGTGTAGGGATATGTAATCGGAAGATGGCTACAACCAGTGAACTCTAGGCAATCATACCCATTTCTGGGGCCAgagatccaagcgcccggaccaatCCCAAGCACTTAGATGGCATAGGTTCGACTGAATGTGTGGATGATGTGGCACAAGCTGATTGGTCTAAGACACAACATATCCAGGCGCCCGTAAAGGATCTAGGCACTCAAAATAGGATATGAACAAGTTGGATAGAGTTTCATCTAGAACACGCCAAGCTAGTAGttcaggcacctggaagggttccatgtGCCTAGAGATGGATAAACTGTGATGGAGTCAGATTGTATGAGATTAAGCTGGGGCACCCAAGGTTGATCCGGTCACTTGAAAAAGTTTATATAAAGGAGCCTCAACCAGAGCATTAAGATCAACTATTCTACTAATCTCTATCTCTATGTTAAAATTAGATAGCAAGGCAAAGCTCTACGAGTAGAGAAACTCTAGGAGGAGTACACTTCACTTAGGACTTTCAGATCAGATCACAGTGtttgtttttgtttaatttaCAAGCTTGTAATTTGTTTTATATTCATTATTGTGCTTGTTCTTGAACTGTAAGATGAGTTTCTCTGCCTCAGAAAAAGTTTCGGAAAGGATACCACTAGTGGATGAGCACCTCTTGTATTTAGGCCTTGGACGTACTGACCATGGAGGTTGGAAACTAAGTAAATCCCACGAGTATTCTTTTCGTTAAGttgtttattatatttctagTTCAAGTACTAACTCTGTACAAAAGATAAACAAACAAATGACAAAATGAGTATGAAAGAcagatcgatattcacccccttccCCTCTATCGACTTGCTCGGGACTTGCACTGGTCCTATTGTCATGCCCCGAGGGCATACTTGTCTGCCAAATCGGACGATACCCTCTAGTGACAATATAGGAAATATAATATCGAACCAATTCAAGTCAACACAAATACCAATGCGATATAataataacatcaagtcacaaatGACAATGCTTGTATGTATACATGAACAAGTTATCGTACTAACTAACAAGCTAAGAACAACACTCAAGCATTTAATATAGAAAAAAACTGTAAATACAAGAAGTGGAAAATAACCCAAATAACTAGAATAAAAATCTGAACTCGAGTGGGACTAGCAGCCAGGACCTCTGAGCAGCACAACACCTCCTCTATCTTTTAACCTGAAAGGTAAAGAAAAAGCAAAGAGTAGTGAGTACAACCACTCAGTGGGTAGAAGAAGATAGTGAATGAATAATATACTGAcaggagatcaaaggatgcagtctCAGGTAAATACTTACTAACCAATGTAGGTGTCCTAACATAATCACCAGCTAACCAAAAGTATAGTTAATAACATAGCACttcactaacctgctcaaccaagtataaccaataaattgggagtacatacagtacatccaaaCCTGCATGAATAAATACATGATCGACATATAACAAGTATATAACAAATACTGACTGCAGGAGAACACTCTACTATGGATGGCCCCATGGGCAGTCAGGGCAATGACTAGTCACTATCTGcaggagaatgctctaccacggatgatccCGTGGACAGACAGGGTCAATAATTAGTCACTGTCTGCGAGAGAATGCTCTACCATGGATGGCCCCGTGGCAAATAAGGTATATACCAATGGTCACTAACGACTCTCTCTCAACCATGCATGGGAGACCGGATATACTAACGgtcgctgacgactctctcaacaacaaatgggagacaatggttgaTAGAATATACCAACAGttgttgacgactctctcaactacGAATGGAAGACAATGGTCGACAAGATATACCAAAGgttgctgacgactctctcaaccacgaataggagacaatggtcgacaaggTATAGCAaccaagggtctagtaggatcctcgaaatcctacactatggtataaTTCTACTAATGTATAGGTAGAAAATAGGCAATCACGTCCCCAAGTTACTAGTCACCTAGTATTAATATCTTGACTAATTCCATGGAATCATCGCAGATATAATAAATAATGAGATCAATATCAAGTAATCCTAGAGATTGATTCAGAGGGGAAAGCCTAGTGGAATACATTACACTTTTGCTAGGGAGTGATTTTCATCAAATCTAGGTCAGTATAATCTCACTAACATATATGCCTCGCACCAGTTTACAACTATACTACCTATAATATCAGTGCCCTGCAGGCAcgagcctaagtatataaccatactaTAATACAAATTCACGAACATAAGCTATAGACCTAAATAATAACGAGGGTCTATTAGGATACTTAATATCCTACACCATAGtatgaaataacaaacacaaGTTTAGCAGATGCTCCATATCCTATACTACGGTATGATCATCCTACAATAAACACAGAGTCAGATCATCTACTAATGGGTCTAGCAGAAATATCCAAtatcctacactatggtatggtAATATCATACATATCTATAAACACAATCAAGAATATTAAACATAACTACATAGCTATCAACAATCGATCAATATATAAGGATAAACAATAAGGTATTAAACTCAGGAGTGATATAGGACAGAATTAAGGTAAGCGAGTATTTGCAACCTCATTAAAACATGACAGTAAATAATTATGCACTATAATCAAAACTATCAAGAAGATAAGCAGAATCTACCCACCTCAAATTTAGATCGTGCTGACCATCTTCAAGTCAAATGATTTGTCTTGAACTTGAATCCAATAAGTATAAGATACAAAGCAAACTCAATACTAAAATATCTCCAGTAACCATAACTAGTATACCAAGGTTACCCATATATTTTCCCTTAAATATGCTCAATTATCTCACTAATTAGTAAACCtaaataactaattaattaaatctataaatatcaattaattaaccAAGCATCATGAATGAACCTAATAATTTTCATTAATCATCAAATTCATTTAATTCTCAACTTTTCTTCAATTAATCAACTAATTAACACTAATCAGTGAATaatgattaattaaatttatccgatcaaatcaattaatcactcattattaaattgattaatatttaattgatcttCAACACTAATTAATCCAATCTGTTAATTACTTAATCAATGATTGAACGCTAAATCaaaattattaatcaattaaCCTGTTAACCACCCAAACTCTAAACAAACTTCAATTTTGATTAATCAACTAACCTTAAATAAATTACTTACCGATAACTTAATTGTCCTTATCACCCGCAGCAAGTCACGGCGGTGGAGTAGAGCAAGGCCTGTGATGAGGGGCACTACGACTCAAGTACGTGAGAACAACAGGGACGTCTGCTTGTAGTGGCCGGCGGGGCTTATCGGCGTCACCAGTGGAGGTAGTGGATGATGCGGCGGTCGAACAACAGGATGGTACAATGCTACTGTTCGCGAGGGCAGAGGGTTGCGCCGACAGTAAGGCTCACGACAGAGATGCTACGGGAAAAATGGAAGCCAGCTTTAGGCGATGATGGTCTCGGCCTAAACACGATGCTAGGTGGAGGCTCGTCCATGTTTCCTCAAGCTCGGCGTCTGTTGTGagacaagaagaagagaaagcaggGTGCGGCTCATGAGGAAGGGATTGCAGCGAGGCCAGATGCCAGCGGTGGTGAGGCGACGGTCGTCCTTGGCCTTCGTCGACGCGCGGTGGCGGCTTCGATGTGAGAGCGGCCCAGGTGAGGGAGGAAGTGCGACGAGTTAATCAAAacttagagcatccacaatagCTTGGGATATTTCTCCCAAGTATTTGTGGACCCCACTTCTACATAAACTTTCAAATATCCCACTATTTAAATATCTCAATTTTCACAATGAAATATCCCACCATCCAAATATTTATGGGTCCCGCTCATCAAATATTCATTCTCAAATATCCTCAATTCTACAATTAACTATCTCACcatcaatcaaatatttatagGGCCCACGACCATTTAattaacttacatttaattttaataaaaatataatagaaatataaatttaagttcatacaaatacaaatattttataaatttaaaattaaaatacagaGATACACAccctatttaattaataaaatacatAACGATAAACTACAATTAATAAACTAAACATTAAGCAGATAAAATAAACCATAGAAATTCACTACATGTTCAATTTTTTCTTCAGTTGTTCACATATCGCTAGATGATTTTGAAGTTGTTCATCAGTCATGCCTCGTGTGTCCATTACGAGGAGTTGATGTGTTTGGATGAGTTGATCAACTTTCTTATTGTTATTATACTCTTCCAAATGTGTCATTGATTGTTGCATAGCCTGATTCAATTCATCAAGTATGCCTACTCTTTCTTTGCCTTTCCTCTTTGCTGTCTTCTGTCCCATTGGACGAGATCGGATTTCTCTATCATCTATATCAGTAGTTGTGTTAGGATTAGAAGAGTCAGTATGTGCATCTGATGATTCTGATGTTCTTGCTTTTTTTGTAGCCCGTCGATCTGAGGATTGAGGAGTATACATAGGACTATCTTTCACGATTCTCCACACATGCTCATATTGGAAAGTAGTTTTAAAAGTACTCTTGTATTCTTCATGAGCTCGCACCATCAAATCCTCGTCATTCCATCCGCTTGGTCGATCATTATACATTTATTGTAGATTCCATTATATCTATTTACGATCTTTTTCAATGAAGCCCAATGTGATTTTGCTTTCTCCGCAGTTCTCTTTTTAGCTCCCTTAGCTCGATTGGTATTGAAGTATGCCACAACTCGTTTCCAAAATGACTCACTCTTCTGGGCATTACCAACTACTGAATCTTCACTCATAATTGTGTAGGCCACTACAAGGAGCTTATCATATGCTACTGTTCATACTGTTCGCTTGCTATGATCTTCATCTGATTCGTTGCTCATCTCTGGTGCTTGATTTAGAATAATATCGTCAAATCCTATTTCAGATGAGAATGGAGGAAATTGTGAATCGGGAACTGCATAAAGTGTACCTTTATCACTGTCAGCTGCATCAACActagctcttctcgattcatttgATTGAATCTCTGGTGATTGAAGCTGATTATTTCCATGAGATGGGGCTTGCATGAAATACTGACTACTCTGCCAATATTCTGGAGCATATGTATAAAACGGAGCTCGAGGGTCGCCACTCAAAGAATTTGGATAACTTTGGAAATTATGGTAATATAGTGGTGGGTATAGAAAAGGTTGGAAATTTGGTGGATGTTGAGTGGGAAATAGAAATTGAGGATTGAAGAAATTAGGACGGAATCGAGAACTTTCCTCACTAGAATTTTCGTCGATATTTGGAGAGTTGAACAAATCCCTAAAATAATGACCAGAATTTTTATCCATCTCTCTAAATTTTTGGTAGGCAATGGGTATGGAAATGatgaaaatagataaaagaaAGGATGTATATATAGGGAGAAATTGAACGTTACTTAACGTTTAATTTTTTGAACGTTACCCAACGTTTAATTTTTCGAACGTTTTCGAACGTTTAATTTTTCGAACGTTGATTCCTCGAACGTTTAATTTTTCCAACGTACGCTTCGTTTTTAATGTTTTAATCGtctgaatttaattaaattttaaaaaaataataataaagtcaTGGATCCACATTTGAGGTGGGGTCCACcaacaattaaaaaaataaaaataataaaaaaagagtgGCATCCCACTTTTTATGGGCCCCACAAGGGGAAATCACTGGGCACTGATGAGTGCCCGGTGATTTCCATTACCCCCATTAATATCCCCCACAATAGGGGATATTTGGGAGTGGGggatatttggagaaatatcCCCTTCAAATATTCCCTATTGTGGATGCTCTTAGGTTTGGATGAATAAAATTTTAGCTTATATATCCAATCAGCTCTCATTTTAATTGGTTATTCTTAAATAGGCTTTAAATCCTGTCCGTTTATCTccataaaaatctaaaataatctctttaaaatctaaaaaaaattagtaaattttataaattcataTCAGCTTAATTCTTGATAAATTATTcactaaaataatttaattaagtcaaATTTTAATCATTTACATCTTTATCTATATTTTTGGCATATTACACCTACACTTTATAAAATCCTCCTTCTATTGCTGACTTGGCAAGCTTCGGTCGACTGGAACCTCCCCCAGTCGCATGGAAACTACTAACGTGGTTGCAATGTTTATCAGATAGATAACGTCGTCTGCATTCTCCAATTGACCTGAAGTCCTCTATTCGCTTAGAGTATGGTCAAATTTGATCTTGGCCATCTCGCTCGGGTCATTGAATCTCGTCTTCTACCGGTCATCTAAAAGCATCAATCGTCCATACGCTCTGGTTCCCCCGACCATAGTTGTGATCGCCTCAAACCCTTCGACTTTGTCCTTCAATAGTTATCACCAGCCAATTGCCCGGACTCCCTTCCGGTCACTTGAATTATCAAACTTTGCTTCTCTACAATTGTTACGCGTAATGAGTATGATAGAAAATTCTAAGTTACTCACACTTACTTAACTAGATGTCCAGCTCCCAGTTGATTTATCTAGAGTAAGTTGCCAAGCTTTAGTTCCTAACTAACTTCACTTGGATTTATTTGCTAAGCTTTCAGCTCTCAGTTGACTTTACTTGGACTTGTTCCACCTAGttatcaactaggactttcttgctcTGTTCCCAACTAAGATTTAGCTCCTGTCTAATTCCCAATCAGGGTTTCAGTTGCCAAGCTCCACTAGGACTTAGCAACTACTTGGTTCTCAAATAGAACTTCATTTGTCTAGTTTCACTAGGACTTGTCCACTATTTGGTTCCCAACTATGAGTCTAGGACTTCACTATATGTTAAGTAACCTGCTTTGCACACTTGACACAAACTTATTAGATCTCAACAAATCTAACTTTCATCTTAGCTATACATCAAAACTTTAGATTTAATGTTGTACTCTCAGCACCAATAATTTCTctatttttgatagtttaaaaactaagttaaagctagttaaaaataaacaaaaataattttaaaattttataagaaaaatgaTATAAGTGCAATCGTACAATATATTAATTTCAATCTTTAGTTATAATTCCCCCTTAATCATATAAACTTTTTGAAagttctaaacttaaaaataatttaaatttgaaaaacataacaaaataaaatttttaaaatttcttatttcaATAGAAAGTATACGAGTAGACTTGATTTTAATTAACCTCCCTCTCTCCCCTTTTTTATACATcaaaaaaatggcttaagtagcTGTGGGGTCGGACCCGGGGGGCCGCTAAGATGGCGGTTCTACCTTTTTGCAAAAATGGCTTAAGTAGAGAATTAAACAAGTtaaattaatttgcaaaaatattCAAACTTGAGTCAAGATAATCAATTCAAGGCATAtaatcaagtgtagataagcTAGATTAAGCAAGTAAATGTAAATCAAGTATATAATTAATTTGCAAACTAGAAGTCAACTATAAGGCAAAAAGTCATGTCCTAATAAGTCAAAATGACGTCCACTACTATAAGTCCAAAAATAGTCAAAAGAAAGTCATCTGCTATAAGTCAAAAATAGTCAAAATAAAGTCAACTACAAATTCATCAAAAAGAAAGCTAATACAGATCAGTCTAGTCAAATGGAGTAGGAAACTAGCTATTAGCTCACATGTTGATCACATAACATATCTATGATCTTTTGCATCTAATCCTCCAAAAACTGAAATCCACGAGTGACGTCCCCCTATGTACTCAAAGACTAGTAATGGTTCATGAGTGATAGATGATGGATCTGAAGATATGGAAGCTAAACTTGATGTCCAACTTATGTGTAAGTGCATATAGTAGAAAGGAGTGGAAGGGTCACATAACAGCTAGATCTCTAGTGTTAAGTAGTAAAATGCATGAAACTAGAGCTTTGTTCAAGACATAGTCTGCAGCTTTGAGATGACTAGAGTTGAAGTTGATGATGGTCAAATTCCATTtgccataaaaaaaaataagtgtaAATTAAGTCCAAACAAATATGGGAGAAAGGATCAGAAAAAGGTGAATTGGTGAATGGAAAATATAGAATGTGGAAGATGAGGGGCACGACTCGAGTTGGTCCCTAATTAGGTCGAGTGTGAACAAGTGTAGACACGACTATAAGGTTGTCTACTATAGAACTCAGCACACATATCAAGATTTACTGTCTAGTCATAGTAAACAAGTGTAGATAGACAATACTAGGCTATGATCACTAGGACATCAGCACAATAATTAATAAAGAATTATCTATTGAGATATCTAGAAGGTATGAGAATGTAAGTATGTTATTCATACCTAAGCCTAAGGTCCTTAGAAGGAAACCTATAGTCCTCAGAAGGATGCGTTGAGGTGTTTGCCTCAATAGCTTTACGTTGGGTCTATCACGTAAATTAAACAACTAagcataaaaaatttaatatgcaTAAATAGAAATAGATTTGACAAAGATTAAGTGAAAATATGTTACATAGGCATGATGATCGAAGAAGAATTGAACAGGTTAAGGTAAAAAACAAAACTGGGAATTGAGTTTTGAGGTGAAAAATAAGTTTTGGTTGAGGGTTCGGCAACTGCTCATGGTCGTCTATATAAAGGTTTTCCAAGCGACCAGATATTGTCTCGGTCGACCATGTGTCTAATTATCGCTGATATAAGTAGCAATTACGAATTGCTAAGTCAATTTGACGATATAGGTCTGGTCGACGGTATATAAATCTGATCGATTGAGGCCTAATTTTGTCCGACTTTGGTTAAGTCAATTTGACTTTCATGTGGTTTAGTACCCAGGCATCTTTATACTGTCCGGGCGATCAGCAAGTGAAAAGTTGACTATCCTTAATAAGTTCTATGTAtgtttttaatctatccttaagtTCATatgcaaaatttttgaaaataagttaaCAGAAATTTAAAACAGTTTTATCAAAATAAGATTTTGAAAACATTGAGAAATAATATCTTTGAAGAAGAAATTTTGAAAGATAGAAATTTGATCAAGAGtaaattttgaaacatatttttgaaaaattaaaataaaat encodes the following:
- the LOC122044006 gene encoding uncharacterized protein LOC122044006, which produces MYNDRPSGWNDEDLMVRAHEEYKSTFKTTFQYEHVWRIVKDSPMYTPQSSDRRATKKARTSESSDAHTDSSNPNTTTDIDDREIRSRPMGQKTAKRKGKERVGILDELNQAMQQSMTHLEEYNNNKKVDQLIQTHQLLVMDTRGMTDEQLQNHLAICEQLKKKLNM